In the Candidatus Methylomirabilota bacterium genome, one interval contains:
- a CDS encoding ABC transporter ATP-binding protein codes for MSTKIQTKNLRKIYDTAERQVHALEDINLEIEDGEFICLVGLSGCGKTTLLNILAGFIEVTSGSVWMDGKPINQNYNKGFVFQEYALFPWRTAIKNIEYGLEVRKVAAEERKRIASEYLKLVRLEEFADFYPHNLSGGMRQRVAVARALAFDPQVLLMDEPFGALDAQTREELQDLTVDIWQKTKKTVVYVTHNLSEAVFMGSRIAVFIPKPGRIREVLRVNLPRPRDPLSPEFIEIQRKVNQMIREF; via the coding sequence ATGTCAACGAAGATCCAGACCAAAAATCTCAGGAAAATTTATGACACGGCCGAACGGCAGGTGCACGCTCTTGAGGATATCAACCTCGAGATCGAAGATGGTGAGTTTATCTGTCTCGTCGGGCTATCGGGCTGCGGAAAGACCACCCTCCTCAACATTCTAGCCGGCTTCATCGAGGTCACCTCCGGCTCCGTGTGGATGGACGGCAAGCCCATCAACCAAAACTACAACAAGGGCTTTGTGTTCCAGGAGTACGCCCTCTTCCCCTGGCGCACCGCCATCAAGAACATCGAGTACGGACTTGAGGTCCGCAAGGTGGCAGCGGAGGAGCGGAAACGGATCGCCTCGGAATACCTCAAGCTCGTCCGACTCGAGGAATTCGCCGATTTTTACCCTCACAACCTCTCGGGCGGTATGCGCCAGCGCGTAGCGGTTGCCCGCGCCCTGGCCTTCGACCCACAGGTCCTGCTGATGGATGAGCCCTTCGGCGCCCTGGATGCCCAGACGCGTGAGGAGCTGCAGGATCTGACGGTGGACATCTGGCAAAAGACGAAGAAAACGGTCGTCTACGTCACGCACAATCTCAGTGAGGCCGTCTTCATGGGCAGCCGCATCGCGGTGTTCATCCCGAAGCCTGGCCGGATCCGAGAGGTCCTTCGAGTAAACCTTCCGCGACCGAGGGACCCTCTCTCGCCAGAGTTCATTGAGATCCAGCGGAAGGTGAACCAGATGATCAGGGAATTTTAG
- a CDS encoding ABC transporter permease, with translation MQDAQFDTALAGAAQGKKKDEISLWVRLRPVYPFLVIMAIWQLSAMALQEKMGQLMPTVGAIMIRAWELITEPLTRALAENPQLGFLDALYYLGQSPLLLHTASTAWRLPVSFLMAAVIGVVVGILMGRYSFWEAFFVPLISVLLPIPALAWTPIVVLWSGYGNKTVIIITTFAAFLPIAMAVWTGVKTVNPVWIRAAQSMNADRLTIFRTVVLPGSLPMILSGMRIGLARAWRAGVAAEAFSGIRWGLSAGIFDAQEYLDIAFMMVAISVLGLFGFLLEKVLFQPIESRTIIKWGMMEEMGGQEKKI, from the coding sequence ATGCAGGATGCCCAATTCGACACAGCCCTGGCGGGCGCTGCCCAGGGGAAGAAGAAGGACGAGATTTCCCTCTGGGTGAGGCTGCGCCCCGTCTACCCCTTCCTTGTCATTATGGCGATCTGGCAGCTATCGGCCATGGCCCTGCAAGAAAAAATGGGCCAGCTTATGCCGACGGTCGGTGCCATCATGATCCGGGCGTGGGAGCTCATTACCGAGCCCTTGACGCGAGCGCTCGCGGAGAACCCGCAGCTTGGCTTCCTGGACGCCCTCTATTATCTCGGCCAAAGCCCGCTCCTGTTGCACACCGCCTCGACGGCATGGCGTCTGCCCGTCTCGTTCTTGATGGCTGCTGTAATCGGTGTCGTCGTAGGAATTCTCATGGGCCGGTATTCTTTCTGGGAGGCGTTTTTCGTCCCCCTGATCTCGGTCCTGCTCCCTATCCCGGCGCTCGCCTGGACGCCCATCGTCGTCCTCTGGTCCGGATACGGCAACAAGACGGTCATCATCATCACAACCTTTGCCGCCTTCCTCCCGATCGCAATGGCGGTCTGGACGGGGGTCAAGACGGTAAATCCCGTCTGGATCCGTGCGGCCCAGTCCATGAACGCCGACCGGCTAACCATATTCCGCACGGTGGTGCTTCCCGGCTCCCTTCCCATGATCCTGAGCGGGATGCGCATCGGTCTGGCACGAGCTTGGCGCGCGGGCGTGGCGGCCGAGGCGTTCAGCGGGATCAGATGGGGACTCTCGGCGGGCATCTTTGACGCCCAAGAATATCTCGACATCGCCTTCATGATGGTGGCGATTAGCGTGCTTGGGCTGTTCGGCTTCCTGCTGGAGAAGGTGCTCTTCCAGCCCATCGAAAGCCGCACCATTATCAAGTGGGGGATGATGGAGGAGATGGGAGGGCAGGAGAAGAAGATCTAG
- a CDS encoding cupin domain-containing protein, which produces MPFYKIAELQENPSSVNPEMFVKTTVGEFMKAGIVTKPEGEGPPLHMHPNEEQFTLVLEGKLHFVLGDEERICERGDLIHIPRFTNHRSRSIGGSAVFFTVKSPAGDGNLDQDYNLAKGAEDAERRYEEAKRKNS; this is translated from the coding sequence ATGCCTTTTTACAAGATAGCCGAGTTGCAAGAGAATCCCAGCTCGGTGAATCCTGAGATGTTTGTGAAGACCACCGTGGGAGAGTTCATGAAGGCGGGTATCGTGACCAAGCCGGAGGGCGAGGGACCACCGCTCCATATGCACCCGAACGAGGAGCAGTTTACCCTCGTACTCGAGGGGAAGCTCCACTTCGTTCTTGGCGATGAGGAGCGCATCTGCGAACGCGGCGACTTGATTCACATCCCCCGCTTCACCAATCACAGAAGCCGCTCCATTGGCGGTTCGGCTGTTTTCTTCACGGTTAAGAGTCCCGCCGGCGACGGGAATTTGGATCAAGACTACAACCTGGCAAAAGGCGCCGAAGATGCAGAGCGGCGCTACGAGGAAGCCAAGAGAAAGAATTCATAG